A window of the Tachyglossus aculeatus isolate mTacAcu1 chromosome 2, mTacAcu1.pri, whole genome shotgun sequence genome harbors these coding sequences:
- the LOC119944061 gene encoding hornerin-like: MVDGQVGFPVAILGNHTPKTPAPVDEASCREGGRKRGERQRGEIRKQKSREEEREERREEREKRREGEESPGGAEPLGQRASGAGGMGGIGAEGLQQRSLGPQTKPERGEKNTRSTRSRNMRSTRSSGGTRARSTRSTRSTRSTRSVGMESTSTRSKNMRSRSSGGTSARGAGMRSVGVMSTRSRNMSTRSSGCEEQEHEEQEQRGHEERGREEHEEQEHEEHEEQEQRGHECEGVRSMSTRSRNMSTRSSGCEEQEHEEQEQRGHEERGREEHEEQEHEEHEEQEQREHKCEDVRSTRAAGARARGARVRGARARGAGTQGAPGQEHEEQEQRGHEREGRGCEEHEHEEQEHEEQEHEEHQGQEHEEQEQRGHEREEHEEQEHGHEEQEHEEHQEQWGHELEEREHEEQEHGEARGAGAAGGTSARGAGTRSAGVRSRKSRNTRSRSSGGTSARGAGARSSRSRNTRSRSSGGTSARSTRSAGVRSTSTRRRNMKSTRSKNMRSTRSRSSGGTRARSTRSAGTGARSTRSAGTSSTSSVGTRSEGVRSTTRSRSSGGMSARGARSAGTRSRNTRSTRSRNMRSTRSSGGTSARSTRSGSTESTSTRSRNMSTRSSRCEEQEHEEQEQRGPEERGRGGTSARSTRSRNMRSTRSKSSRGTSARARGAGARGAGTRGAPGAGTRGAGAAGARARGVRARGARARGTGTRGAGTRGAPGAGTRGAGAVGARA; the protein is encoded by the exons AGCCCTGGAGGCGCTGAGCCGTTGGGGCAGAGGGCCAgcggggcagggggcatggggggCATCGGGGCAGAGGGCCTGCAGCAGCGCAGCCTCGGCCCCCAAACCAAACCGGAACGGGGGGAAAA GAACACGAGGAGCACCAGGAGCAGGAACATGAGGAGCACGAGGAGCAGCGGGGGCACGAGAGCGAGGAGCACGAGGAGCACGAGGAGCACGAGGAGCACGAGGAGCGTGGGCATGGAGAGCACGAGCACGAGGAGCAAGAACATGAGGAGCAGGAGCAGTGGGGGCACGAGCGCGAGGGGCGCGGGCATGAGGAGTGTGGGTGTGATGAGCACGAGGAGCAGGAACATGAGCACCAGGAGCAGCGGGTGCGAGGAGCAGGAGcatgaggagcaggagcagcgggggcatgAGGAGCGCGGGCGCGAGGAGCACGAGGAGCAGGAACATGAGGAGcacgaggagcaggagcagcgggggcacgAGTGCGAGGGCGTGAGGAGCATGAGCACGAGGAGCAGGAACATGAGCACCAGGAGCAGCGGGTGCGAGGAGCAGGAGcatgaggagcaggagcagcgggggcatgAGGAGCGCGGGCGCGAGGAGCACGAGGAGCAGGAACATGAGGAGcacgaggagcaggagcagcgggAACACAAGTGCGAGGATGTGAGGAGCACGA gagcagcgggggcacgAGCGCGAGGGGCGCGGGTGCGAGGAGCACGAGCACGAGGAGCAGGAACACAAGGAGCACCGGGGCAGGAAcacgaggagcaggagcagcgggggcacgAGCGCGAGGGGCGCGGGTGCGAGGAGCACGAGCACGAGGAGCAGGAACACGAGGAGCAGGAACATGAGGAGCACCAGGGGCAGGAAcacgaggagcaggagcagcgggggcatgAGCGCGAGGAGCACGAGGAGCAGGAGCACGGGCACGAGGAGCAGGAACACGAGGAGCACCAGGAGCAGTGGGGGCACGAGCTCGAGGAGCGCGAGCACGAGGAGCAGGAACATGGAGAAGcacgaggagcaggagcagcgggGGGCACGAGTGCGAGGGGCGCGGGCACGAGGAGTGCGGGCGtgaggagcaggaagagcaggaacacgaggagcaggagcagcgggggcacgAGTGCGAGGGGCGCGGGCGCGAGGAGCTCGAGGAGCAGGAACACGAGGAGCAGGAGCAGTGGGGGCACGAGCGCGAGGAGCACGAGGAGCGCGGGCGTGAGGAGCACGAGCACAAGGAGAAGGAACATGAAGAGCACGAGGAGCAAGAACATGAGGAGcaccaggagcaggagcagcgggggcacgAGAGCGAGGAGCACGAGGAGCGCGGGCACGGGTGCGAGGAGCACGAGGAGCGCGGGCACGAGTAGCACGAGTAGCGTGGGCACGAGGAGTGAGGGTGTGAGGAGCACgacgaggagcaggagcagcgggggcatgAGCGCGAGGGGCGCGAGGAGCGCAGGCACGAGGAGCAGGAACACGAGGAGCACCAGGAGCAGGAACATGAGGAGCACGAGGAGCAGCGGGGGCACGAGCGCGAGGAGCACGAGGAGTGGGAGCACGGAGAGCACGAGCACGAGGAGCAGGAACATGAGCACTAGGAGCAGCAGGTGTGAGGAGCAGGAGcatgaggagcaggagcagcgggggcctgAGGAGCGCGGGCGCGGGGGCACGAGCGCAAGGAGCACGAGGAGCAGGAACATGAGGAGCACGAGGAGCAAGAGCAGTAGGGGCACGAGTGCGAGGGCACGAGGAGCGGGAGCACGAGGAGCAGGAACACGAGGAGCACCAGGGGCAGGAAcacgaggagcaggagcagcgggggcacgAGCGCGAGGGGTGCGGGCGCGAGGAGCCCGGGCACGAGGAACAGGAACACGAGGAGCAGGAACACGAGGAGCACCAGGGGCAGGAACACGAGGAGCAGGAGCAGTGGGGGCACGAGCGTGA